The Edaphobacter flagellatus sequence CCTGCTGGAGCGCTGTTTCCGACTGGTTTAGTTTAGCAGATAAAGTTGCTGGCCGGTGGGATGGGTTCTATACTTTTAGGAGTATGGTTTTTGCCGCTCAGCGCATGTGTTGTTGTTGCCGGATGCTCCCGTGTCCGTGTGTGCGCTGTTGCTGTTAGTTGAGCCGGCTGCCATCTCTTCCTTCTCCATTACTTTCAAATCCATATTTTGAAGTCTGCGTTGGATCGCAGGTCTTCGTGAGGTCGAACTCCATGACTCCCGCCGTTGCCGTCGAATCGGAGACTCTTCTACAGCCAGAGAGGCTGAACCATCTGCAGGCCCTTGAGGCCGAGAGCATTGCGATTTTGCGTGAGGCGGTTGCCGAGTTTGCGCGGCCGGTGATGCTGTATTCGATCGGCAAGGACTCGAGCGTGATGCTGCGGTTGGCGCAGAAGGCGTTCTATCCCGGCAAGATTCCGTTCCCTCTGCTGCATGTGGATACGAGCTATAAGTTTCCTGAGATGATCTCGTTTCGCGATGCGTATGCGAAGGAGATCGGCGCAGAGCTGATTGTGCATCGCAACGAGGAGGCGATTGCGGCAGGTGCAAATCCGTACACGCTAGGGACGCAGAACTGCTGCGGACTGCTGAAGACGCGCAGTCTGCTGGATGGGCTTGCCGAGGGTGGATTCGATGCAGCGTTTGGCGGAGCCCGGCGCGATGAGGAGAAGAGCCGCGCGAAGGAGCGCGTGTACAGCTTCCGCGATGGGGCTGGGCAATGGGACCCGAAGAACCAGCGTCCTGAGCTGTGGAGCATGTACAACTCGCGGTTGAGGAAGGGCGAGAGCATACGGGTGTTTCCGCTGTCGAACTGGACGGAGCTGGATATCTGGCTCTATCTGTATGCCGAAAAGATCCCGATTGTGCCGCTGTATTTTGCGAAGGAGCGTCCGCTTATTGTGCGTGGAGGACAGAGGACGCTGTACTACGACGGCATGAAGCTGCTGCCGGGCGAAGAGGTGCGGATGGAGAAAGTGCGGATGCGTTCGCTGGGCTGCCTGCCGTGTACGGGCGCGATTGAGAGCGAGGCAGACACGTTGCCGAAGATTATCGAGGAGCTTCTGACGTTTCGCAGGAGCGAGCGCGAGAACCGGGCCATCGATCATGACGAAGAAGGATCGATGGAAGTGAAGAAGCGGGAGGGCTACTTCTAAATGGCTACGGATGTTCTGACGCCTGATCGTGGATTTGAAGAGTTTCTGGATGCGCATCTGGGCCAGGAACTGCTGCGGTTTACTACGGCTGGAAGCGTGGACGACGGCAAGAGCACGCTGATTGGACGTTTGCTGCATGACACCAAGAGTGTGTACGAGGACCAGCTTGCTGCGGTGAAGAAGAGCCGCGTGAACCGCGCTGCGAATGGCCATGTCGATTTCTCGCTGCTTACCGATGGATTGAAGGCGGAGCGTGAGCAGGGAATCACGATCGATGTAGCGTATCGCTATTTTTCGACTTCGCGGCGCAAGTTCATCATTGCCGATACACCTGGCCACGAGCAGTACACGCGCAATATGGCGACGGGTGCTTCGACTGCCGATGTGGCCGTGGTGCTGATCGACGCGAAGGCCTATCTGCGCGAGGGCAAGCTTTTGCCACAGTCGCGCAGGCATACGTACATCGCGTCGTTGCTGGGGATTCCGCATGTTGTTGCTGCGGTCAACAAGATGGATCTTGTGGACTACTCGCAGGAGACGTTTGCGGCGATCCGCAGTGAGTTTGTCGCGTTTGCCGCGAAGCTGGGATTGAAGAGCGTGACTGCGATTCCGTTAAGCGCACTGGAGGGAGACAACGTTGTTGCGCCCAGCGCACGAATGACCTGGTACGACGGCCCGACGTTGCTTGAGTTTCTTGAGACGGTGCCGCTGCGCGTGGAGGAATCGTGTGGGCCGTTGCGTTTCCCCGTGCAGTTGGTGCTGCGTCCGGATGCAAGCTTTCGCGGGTTTGCGGGACAGGTTGCACGCGGAGTTTTGCGTGCCGGTGAGCGGGTGAAGGCGCTGCCCTCGGGCCGCGAGACAACGGTCAAGCGAATTGTTACGTGGGATGGCGATCTGCAATCGGCAGCGTATCCGCAAAGTGTAACGGTCGAGCTTGAGGACGAGATCGATCTGAGCCGTGGTGAGATGCTGATTGCTGCCGACAGCCGTGATGCAGATGCGCCCCATGCTTCACGACATCTGAAGGCAATGGTGGTGTGGATGCATGAGGAGCCGCTTGTCGTTGGGCGGACATACATCGCCAAGCAGACGACGCGTACGGTGCGCGCGACGGTAAAGTCGATTCGCTATCGCGTCGATGTCGGCACGCTGGACCACCATGCAGCGCAACAGCTTGCGATGAACGAGATCGCCGAGATGGAGCTGGATACGAATCTGCCGCTGTTTTTCGATGCGTATGCGGAGAGCAGGACGACGGGCTCGCTGATTCTGATCGACGGCGTTACAAATGCGACGGTTGGCGCAGCAATGATCGTCGATGCAGCGTCTGGCGCTGCTGACGGTGATTTGCGAACTGCCCTGATCGTCGTACCTGGACGCGCAGAGCTTGCTGAGCAGTTGCGTGAAGCATTGGAGATCCGACTGCAGCGGGTTGTGGTGATCGACGACGCACTGATCCCAGACGATGCGCTGGTGCCGGTCGTGCGCGCGCTTCAGTTGGCAGGGGTGACGGCGATCACGGCACGTACGCTTCCTGCGGAGGCGCTGGCGACTCTGGTCCGCTCGGTCGAAGGCTTTGCCGATGGAAATGTTGTGCTTGGCGAAGGGTTGAGCGAGGACGAGGTTCTCAGGCAGGTGGGGGTGAAGCAATGAGCGTGGTGGATACGACCATCGATTATGAAGCTTTGACGGCCGAGGAGCTTGTTGCCGATATCGTGCGTGAGGCTACGCCCGGGTCTGTGTGCGTGACTTCGAGTTTTCAGACAGAGGACATGGTCGTACTGCATATGCTCCGCCGCCATCTACCGGATGTGCCGGTCATCTTTCTGGAGACGGGATACCACTTTCCTGAGGTGATTGCGTATCGCGATCGCATGGCTGCCGCGTGGGGACTGAATCTGGTGAATGCTCTGCCGACGACGACAGTGAAAGAGTTTGAGGGACAGTTCGGCATTCTGCACATCGTGCAGCCGACGGCTTGCTGCCAGGCACGCAAGGTGGAGCCGCTGATGCGTTCGCTGGAGCCGTACGATTTGTGGTTTACAGGGCTGCGGCGCGAGCAGTCGCCGACACGCGCCGGCTTGAAGAAGGTTGAGGGGCACAAGACTCCCACGGGCAAGCAGATGAAGAAGATCAGTGTGCTGGCAGACTGGGACTGGGCGCGCGTGAAGGCATATGCCGAGCGTGAAGGCATTCCTGAGCTTGAGCTGTATGCGCGTGGTTACACGAGCGTCGGGTGCGAGCCGTGCACGTCGATTCCCGAGGCTGGAGCGGATGCGCGCAGTGGACGCTGGGGCGGCAAGAAGCTCGAGTGCGGCATTCATACCTTTTCAGAGAAAAATTAGTCTAAAAAGCAGAGCATTTGGCAGGCAATCTACGCAGGGACTAAGCTCATCACATGATGGAGCAACGCCGCATCGTCGAGCTATGGGAGCGTGGAGAAGCGCGCGTGCTGGTGACGGTGGTGCGCGTTGAGGGCTCCAGCTATCGCCGTCCTGGAGCCAGGCTGCTGTTGGGCGATGCAGGTGAATATGCCGGGACGATCAGCGGAGGTTGCCTTGAAGCTGAGGTGACGCGCAAGGCCGCATGGAAGGTTCGGGATGGCGCGGTTGTCGAACGCTACTCAACGATGTTCGACGACACGGCTGAAGTTCCTTATGGATTAGGGTGCGGCGGTGTTGTGGATTTACTGCTCGAGCCTGTACAAACGGCTGAGTGCGCAGCTCTGCTTCATGCGCAACAACGAGCGCTGCACGCTGATGAGCGTTCTACGGTAGTGACCTGGCTTCCGGGCGAGTCAAAGACGCTTCGCCGAGTCGTGTTGAACGCGGCAGGAGAGATTGTTTTTGCGAGCGCTGATCTGAATGAGAAGAAGCTTGCATGCGCACGGGGTCTTTTGCCAGGCAGTGAATATGAAGGCCGGTTCGTCGAGGAGATTCGCGGGCCACAACGGTTGTTTGTGTTCGGGGCAGGCGATGATGCAAAGCCACTCGTTTCGATGGCTGCGATGATGGGCTGGAGCGTGACAGCCGCCGATGGCCGTCAGCATCTCGCTCGCAGAGAGCGTTTTGTAGAGGCAGCGCGCGTCGTGCAGATCGATCCAAATGACATATCGGTATTGCAGATTTGCGCGGAAGATGCGGTGGTGGTGATGACGCATAGCTATGAACAGGATCGTGCTCTGCTGCGAGACCTGTTGCCGTTGGCTCCGCGCTACCTGGGTTTGCTTGGAGCAAGGCATCGCAGTTCGTTGCTGGTGAGTGAGGCTGCTGTGTTGGCTGGGCTTACGGTGCAGGACTGTTGCGAAAGGATATGGGCTCCTGTCGGGCTGGATCTTGGCGGCGATGGTCCTGAAGCCGTTGCACTGGCTGTAGTGGCTGAGGTGCAAGCCGTATGTATGGGCAAGCTTGGTGCATCGCAGCGCTTATCGGTTGAGGACGTGATGAGACATGTGCGCGAGGGCGGAGTCTCGCGCTATTTGCAGACGCATTGTCCGGCGGATCTGGTGCAGTGAGGATCGCGGCGGTTGTGTTAGCGGCGGGTGCATCGCGTCGATTAGGCGAACTGAAACAGCTTGTGCGGTTGAACGGAGAAACTCTGCTGGATCGCGTTGTGCGTATCTGCGGAGAGGCCGGGTGTGCTCCGATTGTGGTTGTGCTGGGAGCTTCTGCCGATGTCGTGCGGGAGCAATGTGCATTGCAGGGCGCAACCGCTGTTGTGAACTGCAACTGGACTGAAGGTATGGGCTCGTCAGTGCGCGCTGGTGTTGAAGCGTTGTCGAGCGATGTTGCTGGATGCGTGATTGTGACCTGCGATATGGCTCAGGTGACTGCTGCGCATTTGCAGGAGCTGTTGCGTACAGGTGAGTTATCCGCGTCGGAGTACGCGGGTCGCCGTGGAGTGCCTGCCTATTTTCCAGCAGCGATGTTTTCGGAGCTGATGCAGCTGCATGGCGATGCAGGAGCGCGAACCTTGCTGAAGGATGCCCGGGCCGTGCTTCTTCCAGATGGTGAGATCGATGTGGATACTCCCGATGATCTGCGTCGTGTCCGCGAGTTGTTTTCCTAGCGGCTTTGGTGCTTGCTGGAAGTCTTCTTGTGGGCAGTTTTCTTTCCTTTGTGCGCTGTCTTTTTCTTCTTGTGCGATGTAGTTGAGACAGGGCCAGGATTCATGACCGTGATGAGCTTCGTGCCGATCGGCGAGCCGAGGCCAGTGCAGGCGTCCCAGCCCGGGCCGGCGCTGAAGGCTCCGTTGTTGGTTGTAAGAATGTCGCGGAATGCAGATTTCGCCTTGGCTGAATAGATTGCTGGATTGATAAAGCCTGCTGAGACTGCATTCTGCTGATTCGCCAACGCGATCAAGCCAGCCCATAGCGGCGCGACGGCGCTGGTTCCTCCGATCACGAGGTTCTGGCCGTCGACGCGAACGTTGTAGCCGGTTGCGGGATCGGCATCGCCGGCAACGTCGGGAACACCGCGTCCGCCTGTGCTGGTGGTTGGCTTCGGAACGTTGGCGTTTGTCTGCCATGTGGGAAGAGGGAAGATGTCGGAGACACCGCCGCCGGTCGCTCCTCCCTGCGGTTG is a genomic window containing:
- the cysD gene encoding sulfate adenylyltransferase subunit CysD, which translates into the protein MTPAVAVESETLLQPERLNHLQALEAESIAILREAVAEFARPVMLYSIGKDSSVMLRLAQKAFYPGKIPFPLLHVDTSYKFPEMISFRDAYAKEIGAELIVHRNEEAIAAGANPYTLGTQNCCGLLKTRSLLDGLAEGGFDAAFGGARRDEEKSRAKERVYSFRDGAGQWDPKNQRPELWSMYNSRLRKGESIRVFPLSNWTELDIWLYLYAEKIPIVPLYFAKERPLIVRGGQRTLYYDGMKLLPGEEVRMEKVRMRSLGCLPCTGAIESEADTLPKIIEELLTFRRSERENRAIDHDEEGSMEVKKREGYF
- the cysN gene encoding sulfate adenylyltransferase subunit CysN — protein: MATDVLTPDRGFEEFLDAHLGQELLRFTTAGSVDDGKSTLIGRLLHDTKSVYEDQLAAVKKSRVNRAANGHVDFSLLTDGLKAEREQGITIDVAYRYFSTSRRKFIIADTPGHEQYTRNMATGASTADVAVVLIDAKAYLREGKLLPQSRRHTYIASLLGIPHVVAAVNKMDLVDYSQETFAAIRSEFVAFAAKLGLKSVTAIPLSALEGDNVVAPSARMTWYDGPTLLEFLETVPLRVEESCGPLRFPVQLVLRPDASFRGFAGQVARGVLRAGERVKALPSGRETTVKRIVTWDGDLQSAAYPQSVTVELEDEIDLSRGEMLIAADSRDADAPHASRHLKAMVVWMHEEPLVVGRTYIAKQTTRTVRATVKSIRYRVDVGTLDHHAAQQLAMNEIAEMELDTNLPLFFDAYAESRTTGSLILIDGVTNATVGAAMIVDAASGAADGDLRTALIVVPGRAELAEQLREALEIRLQRVVVIDDALIPDDALVPVVRALQLAGVTAITARTLPAEALATLVRSVEGFADGNVVLGEGLSEDEVLRQVGVKQ
- a CDS encoding phosphoadenylyl-sulfate reductase — protein: MSVVDTTIDYEALTAEELVADIVREATPGSVCVTSSFQTEDMVVLHMLRRHLPDVPVIFLETGYHFPEVIAYRDRMAAAWGLNLVNALPTTTVKEFEGQFGILHIVQPTACCQARKVEPLMRSLEPYDLWFTGLRREQSPTRAGLKKVEGHKTPTGKQMKKISVLADWDWARVKAYAEREGIPELELYARGYTSVGCEPCTSIPEAGADARSGRWGGKKLECGIHTFSEKN
- a CDS encoding XdhC family protein, whose amino-acid sequence is MMEQRRIVELWERGEARVLVTVVRVEGSSYRRPGARLLLGDAGEYAGTISGGCLEAEVTRKAAWKVRDGAVVERYSTMFDDTAEVPYGLGCGGVVDLLLEPVQTAECAALLHAQQRALHADERSTVVTWLPGESKTLRRVVLNAAGEIVFASADLNEKKLACARGLLPGSEYEGRFVEEIRGPQRLFVFGAGDDAKPLVSMAAMMGWSVTAADGRQHLARRERFVEAARVVQIDPNDISVLQICAEDAVVVMTHSYEQDRALLRDLLPLAPRYLGLLGARHRSSLLVSEAAVLAGLTVQDCCERIWAPVGLDLGGDGPEAVALAVVAEVQAVCMGKLGASQRLSVEDVMRHVREGGVSRYLQTHCPADLVQ
- a CDS encoding nucleotidyltransferase family protein, producing MRIAAVVLAAGASRRLGELKQLVRLNGETLLDRVVRICGEAGCAPIVVVLGASADVVREQCALQGATAVVNCNWTEGMGSSVRAGVEALSSDVAGCVIVTCDMAQVTAAHLQELLRTGELSASEYAGRRGVPAYFPAAMFSELMQLHGDAGARTLLKDARAVLLPDGEIDVDTPDDLRRVRELFS